The Apibacter raozihei DNA segment GGTTCAGTACGTATATTTGATAAAGAACTACAATCAAAAATGTTTTCTTTATTAGGATTTAGTCCGGAAGATGCTGAAGCACAGTTTGGTTTTTTAATGAATGCATTTAAATTTGGAGCTCCCCCTCATGCAGGTCTGGCTTTTGGCTTTGATCGCCTGGTTGCTCTACTTGGAGGGCAGGAAGTCATTCGTGATTATATAGCATTTCCTAAAAACAATTCAGGAAGAGATGTTATGATTGATGCACCATCCCCTATTCATCAACAACAGCTTGATGAGCTTGAAATAGCATTATCTCCGAAAAAATGATAAAATAAACTCTTTAAATAAAAAATAAAGCCTTTGTTAAACAACAAAGGCTTTTCTTTACAAACTAATAAAATAAAACCAATTTATGTGAATACACAGAAATGAAAAAATTACTTTTTATCACTATAAAAATGAATCGTAAGTAATTTTCATTTTTTATTACTGCAAATATAGTTTATTTATTTAGAATGATTATAAATAATTTACTGATTTTAATCATATCTTAATTTTTTACAGAAAAAACACAGAGAAACCCACACTTATTAGAATCTTAAGATGCAACTTACAGCATTAATCTTCAGGAATTCCCGGATTTCTGCGATCAATATAAGAAGGTTGTTGATTTGTATTTTCAATTCTTCGGCCTTGTGGATCATAGCTTTTATAAACATTGTCCGGATCTGTAGGATCTAATGTGTTTGTATCTTTCCTTTGATTTACATTGTGTGGTTGTGAAGTATTTTCTTTTTCCTTTTTTGTGAAAAAATCTAGTAATTCAGCTGCTTTTTTTCCTTCCTCTCTATTTTCAAAAGCCGTGGCAACTCTTTGCAGACCGTCCATAAAAGCCTGTTTATTTCCCATTCTTCCATCACAAAAAACGGAAAGAAGAGAAAACTTAGCAATAATCTCATCTGTCGGATAGTTTTTCAATGCCTGCTCAGACATCTCTTTCACTTCTGAATATTTTCCCTGCTCATATTTTTTATATGCCTCTTCATAATACCTTGTTGCTGTACCAGATTTTGATTTAAAAATATCTATATCTGGATTTAATATACTTTCTGCATATTTAGATCCTGGATATTTAGATACCACCAAATCGGCGTACTTACGAGAAATTTCAGGATTTATTTCTTTATTGTAACGATAGAGGTTATACATGGCAGAAAGTGCTACAGACTCATCCATTGGAGGAGTAGATAGTAAATGTTCTAAAGAAGTATTGGCTGATTTTAAATCTCTTAACTTATCATAATATAAGATACCTAAAGCTAGTTCAGTGGTATCCCGTTCCATTTTCAACTTTTCAAGATCCACACGGCTGGAAGGTATTTTTTCAGTATAGAATTCTACTTCAAATCTCCTAGGATTTTTAACTTCTTTTTGTCCTAACAAATCATTTTTAACTTCATCCAGACTGGATATTTTTTTGCTCATCCTCCAATTATCTACAAGTGAACGACTTCCCCATAATTTTCTGAATTCAGATTGTCCGGATTGTTTAAGATTGCTATTATAAAAATACCATTTTCCACCTGTCGTAGGAGTTCCTGAAACTAATCCCATTGAACCATCTGCTAAAGTTTCGGTAGCAAAAACAACATTATTGTCTCTTTGCATCTGCTTTTCCATCTCTATTCTAGCTTTTTCCTCCTGATCTTTCAGCTTTGAGATATATTTTCCGTAATACTCATTTCTCTGTTCGGGAGTCATATTTGCAACCGAAAGTATACTATCATTTTTTTTAACCAGATAATATTTTGATGTTAAATCTTTCAAGGCCTTGTTTTTAACTTCAAGTCTGGCTTTCATAGAAGGATCTACAAATCTGGAAATTGCACTATCATAATAAGCTCCTGCATATACATAATCGGGTTTTGAAAAATAAACATCTCCTACTGCCTGGTATGTTAATGCCCGTACCTGAGGATCACTCTCTCTCTCCTTCAATGATTGTAAAAAACATTCCATTGCTTGTTTTTCTCTGCTTTGTTTAGCGGCAACCAGTCCCATAGCATAATACAATTCATTTTTTCTTGATTGATACAGTCCCTGTCTGGTCAGCTTTTTCAGAAAGGACATTCTTTCCTTATAAGCTAGGCTGTCACCTGTAAACAACCTGGACAAAGCTATTTGTGATTTTATTTCAAGTTCTGGAGAAGGCTTTTTATCATAAGCCATCTGATAATACTCTGCTGCTGATTTTTCTTTTTTCAGCTTTTCCGAAAGCTGACCCTGAATAAAACTATAACGTCCCCTTTCATATTTTCCTTTATGATATTTTTTTGCAACCTCCAATGCAGCAATCCCTTCTTTAAATCTATCTTCATCCATTAAAAATTGAGAATATGCTTTCGTCAGTAATTTAATATCTTTCTTTTTCAGATCTTCTTTCAGTAATTTATCAAACTGCTCATTAGCTTCAAAAGAATTACCTGCAAGTGCATGGGATAAAGCTATATACACCTTACCTTCATTAACTTTATTATTTTTAACCATTGCAGCATTCATATAGTTTAAATAATTTAAAGCTTCAAAAGGATCTTTTTTATAGTAACTTGCTTTTCCTAATAGAAGATAGGCTTCAGCAAGCATAGAGTTATATTCTTTGCCTTTGACCTGCATAGAATGATTTTCAATAGCTTTTTTTCCTTTTTCAATTACCCTATCCAAACCCTGAGCCTGAGATTGCACTGTATTCTGATTATTCCCGTTTAATAATCCGTAAGGATTAAATTCTTTTTTGGATGGATTGCTGTAAGTAGTAGAAAGACTCAAATCTTCCGAACTTTCCGTAAATGGATCTATCGGATCAACTTTTAACAAAACAGAAAAATTATCTTTATATCCTTCTCTTTTTGATTTCTGATCTTCTTCAAGAGCTACATTTCCATTAAATATGGTATTATACCAGGAAGTAATTCTGTGATAAGTGCGGTTAGTAATTCCTGTTTTTTTAGTAGAACATGAAACTATAAAACTCAATAAAAGTAAGATATAAAGTATTTTTTTCATTTATTTTATTAACTTATAGCAAAGCTACTAAAAAAACGAAAATATCTTATATTTGTTGTCTTAAAAAGCACAATTAAGCTACTAACTAAAAGATTATCTGAATTGATAAATTTTAATTAGTAAATTTAATGTTAAATTGAATAAATTAATGCAAAATTATATACTTGCTGAAAAATATATAAGTTACAAAAAAAAATTGTATTCTATTATAGAAGATTTTGATACATTCACTGATATTTTAGGTAACCCGGAGAGAAATATAATCAAAAAGATTCCTTTTCAAAATGATTGCATAGCTGTAAAAAGCTTTAAAAAACCACATTTCATCAATAAAATTGCCTATAAATATTTCAGGAAATCAAAGGCCGAACGCTCGTTTTTACATGGAGAAAAACTTTTAAAATTAGGAATATTAAATCCTGAACCTATCGCTTATATTGAAAATTCAGACCTTATAGGTATCACTTCCAGTTTTTATATATCCTATTACACTCCTTATGACTTTACTATTCGCGAAGTGTATGATCAACCTGATGCCATTCAATGTGTTCGGGCATACGCCAGATTTTCTCATTTTGTACATTCCAAAGGAGTTTTTATTAAAGATAATACGCCGGGTAATACGCTGGTCATTCGGAAAGATAATAAATATGAAATGTATTTAGTGGACTTAAATCGCATGCAGTTTCATAATGAATTAACTTTTGACCAAAAAATGAAAAGTCTTTCCAATAATATTAAAGAACAACCTTATCTTGATATTTTTATGAATGAATATGCCTTGGCTTCTGGATATGCCATTGAGGAAATAAAAGAAAAAATATTCTTTTATCAGGGAGAATTTGCAAGAAAAATGAAGTCTAAAGCTAAATTAAAGAAAAGGCTTAGAAAATTATTTCCTGTATAGTATAAACAATTCTCGGTGAAGTCGATCTCTGTAATCTTCTGAGCCCGGAGAAACCGTATTCAGATCAACGTAAGAAAGATTTTTAATTTCATATTTACTACTGAACTTTTTCATTAAAGACTCCGAATCTCCTTTAATGCATAATATTCCAATAGGCTGCCCAGATTCATTTTCCAGTTTTTCTGCAAGCTCGTATTCGTTAATTACCGGCATTTTTTTCCCATACTCCCATACAATTTCCGGAGTCATGCTGTTAAATGTATAAAGTTCAATATTCTTATTTAGAACTCGCTTTAAATCCTCTACGGATTTGTAGTTGGAATTATGTAAGAAACTTTTTGACAAAGGAAAAATAAAGGCGATTACTACACATTGTACTACTACTACCATGTAAAAAGCTTTGTCAAATATTGTTTTGGTTAGATAATAGCAAATAAGCACTCCTGAAATAAACATAGCTACAGAGGACATTATTACCCATCCTTTCTGACTATAGATACTATCCTTAAAAAAGAAATAAAGAACTGCCGGATATACAATACCGACAATACCCACTAAACCTAAAGATATATTGCCAAGAATTCTATCAATTTTCTTTTTTGTTCCACAAGTCAGATAATTAATATAAAAACCTGTATTTAAAGCTAATGGGATAAGTACAGGTAATAAATAACGGGTCTTTTTTTCAGGTATAATACTTAGAAGGATTACTGATGCCAGCGTCCATATTAAAGTAAATTGATAGGCTTTGATATTAGAAACTCTTAATTTCATGTACGGGTATAATAGACCTAAAAATGCTGCGAGAGTCCAAATCCCAGATTGCGTAAAGAAACTCCAATAGTAAAAAACTGATTTGGAATTATAATCGTTAACCCATCGGGAAGTTTCAACTTTTGCCATTGAAGCAAAGGTTTCGGGATCTGCCCAATGCACGTAGGTTGTCCAGGAAATACCTGTAAATATTCCTAAAATCGTATATAAAAGTATTGCCAGAATATGTTTTCTTTCATTTCTGAATGAATATCTGTACACCCATCCATAGGCAATTAAAAATGGTAATAATAATGCATATAATGAGATAGGGCCCTTACTTAAAATAGAAAATGCTGAAAAAACGGCTCCTATAACAGCATTTTTAAAAGGATTTTTACGTATTCTGAGTATTTCCCATAAATAGTATATGGAAACAATCATAAAACTGTGACAATACATATCCCACTGGTTATCTCTTCCAGCAAAATAAATATAAAAAGATGTAATTGCAATCAATCCGTTTTGCAGACTATTAAGTCCAGAAAGACCTAATTTCAAAGAAAATTTATATAAGTATACCACTAATAAAATGGTTATAAAAGCTACGGGTAAACGTAAAGACAAATTAGAGTCAAATCCCAGGATTGATCCAAAGACAGCCGTTATCCAGGTTGGCAAAGGAGGTTTCTCGTAGCGAGGTTCACCATTCATTGTCGTTAAAATCCAATGATTGTCTTGAACCATTTCACGGGCTGTAATAAAATTTCTGGCTTCCATAATATTAACTGGCAGAATCCCAAGGTTGGAAACTAACATGATTAAGGAGACGATGAAAAGAAATATAAGATGTTTTCCAGGATTATTCAGCATAATTACTTTTTCTTACTATTATAATATTTCTTGTGTAAACAATAATTCCCATACAATGTCCTGCAAAAAGCACCGGATCTTTTCTTATGATAGAGTAAATAAAAATCATTAGGGAACCGGTAAGACTGAGAATCCAAAAACCTAAGGGCAGTTCTGATTTCTTTATCCTTTCTGAATAAATCCACTGATAAATAAATCTCATAGTAAATAATACTTGTCCTAAACTTCCCCAAATTAAAAGCCATAAGGGTATATTTTCTCTACTAAAAAGCTTATTTGTATTGATAGTCCCATTCCAAAGAGCTAAGGAAATAGCCAAAATCGGAAAGAAATACACAAAATAACGAAACACTATATGATATTTCATCCAGGCATTATGTAATTGGATATTACGAATATAAATATAATAAGTAATAACCTGACCTAACATAATTGAAAAATCGTGTCTCAGATATCCATAGATAAATAAAAAGAAAGAGGCCACAAGACTTACCTGCCAAAAAATGAGATCAGAGGTTACTTTTTTATTTTTTTCAGCAGAAATCCACTGTATAATCATACGGCTTGAAAATAGCAATTGTGCTAAAAAGCCTATAGACAGTGTTATGTACTTAAGCATTTTAACATTGACAATGAAAACTTCTGTGAACGAATGATTCATAATTCTTTTTCTGAAACCACATAGTTAATATATTTTTTCTTCATCCACAGGTAAGCAAAACAATCGCTTAAAGGACCAAATAAGCGGTTCCATAAGTGAAATTTAGATTTCCCTGCTATTCTTTCAAAATGCTGAACAGGAACCTGTTTCACTTTTCCACCCTGAAGCAATATCATTGCAGGGAGAAAACGATGCAAACCTTTAAACATAGGAATTTTTTTAGCAAAATCCGTACGTATAATTTTCAATGGACAACCGGTATCATCCATACCGTCATGGGTAAAAGCTCTGCGTATTCCGTTAGCTATCTTTGAAGATAAATTCTTAACGAAGCTGTCTTTACGCTGAGCCCTTACTCCGGTTACCAGCTGATATTCTCCGGCATATTCCAAAAGAATGTTAAAATCGGAAGGTGCTGTCTGCAAATCGGCATCAATATATCCCACCCAGGGAGTATCGGCATAATCAAAGCCTGCTTTTATTGCGGGACTCAGACCGTAATTACGATCAAAAGAGATATAAGTGAAATTAGAATCCTGACTGCATATAGTCT contains these protein-coding regions:
- a CDS encoding glycosyltransferase family 2 protein codes for the protein MGYELTIIIPVYNEEDNLERVVKEMQAYINNANKKTKILFVNDGSKDNSLGAIKTICSQDSNFTYISFDRNYGLSPAIKAGFDYADTPWVGYIDADLQTAPSDFNILLEYAGEYQLVTGVRAQRKDSFVKNLSSKIANGIRRAFTHDGMDDTGCPLKIIRTDFAKKIPMFKGLHRFLPAMILLQGGKVKQVPVQHFERIAGKSKFHLWNRLFGPLSDCFAYLWMKKKYINYVVSEKEL
- a CDS encoding lipid-A-disaccharide synthase N-terminal domain-containing protein, with translation MNHSFTEVFIVNVKMLKYITLSIGFLAQLLFSSRMIIQWISAEKNKKVTSDLIFWQVSLVASFFLFIYGYLRHDFSIMLGQVITYYIYIRNIQLHNAWMKYHIVFRYFVYFFPILAISLALWNGTINTNKLFSRENIPLWLLIWGSLGQVLFTMRFIYQWIYSERIKKSELPLGFWILSLTGSLMIFIYSIIRKDPVLFAGHCMGIIVYTRNIIIVRKSNYAE
- the porW gene encoding type IX secretion system periplasmic lipoprotein PorW/SprE translates to MKKILYILLLLSFIVSCSTKKTGITNRTYHRITSWYNTIFNGNVALEEDQKSKREGYKDNFSVLLKVDPIDPFTESSEDLSLSTTYSNPSKKEFNPYGLLNGNNQNTVQSQAQGLDRVIEKGKKAIENHSMQVKGKEYNSMLAEAYLLLGKASYYKKDPFEALNYLNYMNAAMVKNNKVNEGKVYIALSHALAGNSFEANEQFDKLLKEDLKKKDIKLLTKAYSQFLMDEDRFKEGIAALEVAKKYHKGKYERGRYSFIQGQLSEKLKKEKSAAEYYQMAYDKKPSPELEIKSQIALSRLFTGDSLAYKERMSFLKKLTRQGLYQSRKNELYYAMGLVAAKQSREKQAMECFLQSLKERESDPQVRALTYQAVGDVYFSKPDYVYAGAYYDSAISRFVDPSMKARLEVKNKALKDLTSKYYLVKKNDSILSVANMTPEQRNEYYGKYISKLKDQEEKARIEMEKQMQRDNNVVFATETLADGSMGLVSGTPTTGGKWYFYNSNLKQSGQSEFRKLWGSRSLVDNWRMSKKISSLDEVKNDLLGQKEVKNPRRFEVEFYTEKIPSSRVDLEKLKMERDTTELALGILYYDKLRDLKSANTSLEHLLSTPPMDESVALSAMYNLYRYNKEINPEISRKYADLVVSKYPGSKYAESILNPDIDIFKSKSGTATRYYEEAYKKYEQGKYSEVKEMSEQALKNYPTDEIIAKFSLLSVFCDGRMGNKQAFMDGLQRVATAFENREEGKKAAELLDFFTKKEKENTSQPHNVNQRKDTNTLDPTDPDNVYKSYDPQGRRIENTNQQPSYIDRRNPGIPED
- a CDS encoding Kdo domain containing protein, translated to MQNYILAEKYISYKKKLYSIIEDFDTFTDILGNPERNIIKKIPFQNDCIAVKSFKKPHFINKIAYKYFRKSKAERSFLHGEKLLKLGILNPEPIAYIENSDLIGITSSFYISYYTPYDFTIREVYDQPDAIQCVRAYARFSHFVHSKGVFIKDNTPGNTLVIRKDNKYEMYLVDLNRMQFHNELTFDQKMKSLSNNIKEQPYLDIFMNEYALASGYAIEEIKEKIFFYQGEFARKMKSKAKLKKRLRKLFPV
- a CDS encoding ArnT family glycosyltransferase — protein: MLNNPGKHLIFLFIVSLIMLVSNLGILPVNIMEARNFITAREMVQDNHWILTTMNGEPRYEKPPLPTWITAVFGSILGFDSNLSLRLPVAFITILLVVYLYKFSLKLGLSGLNSLQNGLIAITSFYIYFAGRDNQWDMYCHSFMIVSIYYLWEILRIRKNPFKNAVIGAVFSAFSILSKGPISLYALLLPFLIAYGWVYRYSFRNERKHILAILLYTILGIFTGISWTTYVHWADPETFASMAKVETSRWVNDYNSKSVFYYWSFFTQSGIWTLAAFLGLLYPYMKLRVSNIKAYQFTLIWTLASVILLSIIPEKKTRYLLPVLIPLALNTGFYINYLTCGTKKKIDRILGNISLGLVGIVGIVYPAVLYFFFKDSIYSQKGWVIMSSVAMFISGVLICYYLTKTIFDKAFYMVVVVQCVVIAFIFPLSKSFLHNSNYKSVEDLKRVLNKNIELYTFNSMTPEIVWEYGKKMPVINEYELAEKLENESGQPIGILCIKGDSESLMKKFSSKYEIKNLSYVDLNTVSPGSEDYRDRLHRELFILYRK